The following are from one region of the Phormidium sp. PBR-2020 genome:
- a CDS encoding response regulator transcription factor, which translates to MAPAKILVVDDDIAVRNLIHRFLSKQEDYVVEAAEDGKTALALFERLNPNLVILDVNLPDTTGYQLCQEMQRRTGVYIMMLTSRSDEDDVVRGFEKGADDYLTKPFSLVELGARVGAVLKRQRSVAPTPQNGIVFGDLLIDPGSREVTLGNDPILLTALEFDLLHFLARNPGRVWRRSELLQEVWDYDYVGDQRVVDVHIGQIRRKIEGDSNQPSMIQTVRGVGYKFEAPVKIQDHGS; encoded by the coding sequence AAAATTCTGGTCGTTGATGACGATATCGCAGTTCGGAATTTAATCCACCGCTTCTTAAGTAAGCAGGAAGACTATGTCGTGGAAGCCGCCGAGGATGGCAAAACTGCCCTTGCCCTCTTTGAGCGACTGAACCCGAACTTAGTCATTCTCGATGTGAATTTGCCCGACACGACAGGCTATCAGCTCTGTCAGGAAATGCAAAGGCGCACGGGGGTTTATATTATGATGCTGACGAGTCGCAGTGACGAAGACGATGTTGTCCGTGGATTTGAGAAAGGGGCAGATGATTATCTCACCAAACCCTTTAGCTTAGTTGAGTTGGGGGCTAGGGTGGGAGCGGTGTTGAAACGCCAGCGTAGCGTTGCCCCAACGCCTCAAAATGGCATTGTCTTCGGAGATTTGCTGATTGATCCCGGTAGCCGCGAGGTGACCCTGGGTAATGATCCCATCCTTTTGACAGCCCTGGAGTTTGATTTGCTACATTTCCTGGCCCGTAATCCGGGACGGGTCTGGCGGCGATCAGAATTACTACAGGAGGTCTGGGATTATGATTATGTGGGGGATCAGCGGGTTGTAGATGTTCATATTGGGCAAATCCGCCGCAAAATCGAAGGGGATTCCAATCAACCCTCGATGATTCAGACGGTGCGCGGTGTGGGCTATAAGTTTGAGGCTCCCGTGAAAATTCAGGATCATGGGAGTTAG
- a CDS encoding cation transporter codes for MPPSTPDSAHPASERILWVAIWGNLALAGLGLLFGLLTRSHVILLDGVLSGLNGLIALMARQVNRRLAQPQSDRLPFADASLEPLLEVLRGAVSVVVYGFAGLAAIAALGSGGRSVRAAFAVFYGVVVALGGMILANYQGKQVQGDAEPPSPSLSLGAVDARHWFVEGTMGLGIALVFGVVYMAGNRDPGLLGYVDPIFVLGVVWLSVRTPWSWAKQGWFEMLERSGDRRLQQRIRKLLDRPIRLIPHESDRLRVGRFGRVIYIQLYLMVSPDNELTRQVLAHDRIRQLMYDHLNEALSDPFALEVVITSDRRWAERAIGEVQSPP; via the coding sequence ATGCCTCCTTCTACTCCTGATTCAGCTCACCCCGCTAGCGAGAGAATTCTCTGGGTCGCCATTTGGGGAAATTTGGCGTTGGCGGGGCTGGGGCTGCTGTTTGGCTTGCTGACGCGATCGCACGTGATTCTCCTCGATGGCGTGTTGTCAGGGCTAAATGGCCTCATTGCCCTCATGGCCCGACAGGTTAACCGTCGCTTGGCTCAACCCCAGTCCGACCGGCTTCCCTTTGCTGATGCGTCCCTAGAGCCTCTGTTGGAGGTGTTGCGGGGGGCAGTGTCGGTGGTGGTGTATGGATTTGCTGGATTGGCGGCGATCGCCGCGTTAGGGAGTGGTGGCCGGTCTGTGCGAGCCGCCTTTGCGGTGTTCTACGGTGTTGTGGTGGCCCTAGGTGGCATGATTCTCGCCAACTATCAGGGGAAACAAGTTCAGGGAGACGCGGAACCTCCCTCCCCATCCTTGTCCCTAGGGGCGGTAGATGCTCGCCATTGGTTTGTTGAAGGAACCATGGGACTGGGAATCGCTTTGGTGTTTGGAGTGGTCTATATGGCGGGGAATCGAGACCCGGGCCTGTTGGGGTATGTGGACCCTATATTTGTCTTGGGGGTTGTCTGGCTCTCGGTTCGCACCCCCTGGAGTTGGGCGAAACAGGGTTGGTTTGAGATGTTAGAACGCTCGGGCGATCGCCGCCTACAACAGCGCATCCGTAAACTGCTCGATCGCCCTATCCGTCTGATTCCCCATGAAAGCGATCGGCTACGGGTCGGCCGCTTTGGGCGGGTGATTTATATTCAGCTCTATCTGATGGTCTCCCCCGACAACGAACTCACTCGCCAAGTGTTGGCTCACGATCGCATCCGTCAACTCATGTACGATCATCTCAACGAGGCCTTGAGTGACCCCTTCGCCCTAGAGGTGGTCATTACCAGCGATCGCCGCTGGGCCGAGCGCGCCATTGGTGAAGTCCAAAGTCCCCCCTGA